The following is a genomic window from Chloroflexota bacterium.
GCAACTTCTGCATCCACGGGCAATGAGTACGGAATGACGCCGTGTTCGTTAGCCTCTTCGTCCCGATAGCCTACGATGATGATGCCGACGGCGGTGGCCTTTTCCACCAAGTAATCGGGGGCAAGCATTACTTGGTCTGAGGGAGGATTCAGGCGGGGGCCGACACTGCCGTAGTCAGGATTGAGGAGAATGGTGTCGTACACAATTCCCACTGCCGTTCGTTCGCCCGCAGGATCAATTGGCGTTACCACAAATCGACCGAAAGCGAAGGCCTCAGGTACGGGATCGTAATCCGTTTCGTGGGGGGCGAAGACCTGGCAGACGTAGTCGGTATGGGAGTTGGACTTAACGATACGTCCAATCACTGGCATGGCTGAAACCCCTTATGCCCTTCGCCGCTCTTTGCTCGCCTGTTTTGCGGACGCGAGCATCGTGCGAATGTCATGGTGGCGTCCGAATTCTTCAAGCGCACGCAAGTACCGTTGCCGGTCTGCAAACGTAATTACTGCGGCTGCGTCAGCGGCTTGGATCGCATAGGGATAGCCGCCGCCGCCAATTGCCTCCGCTCGCACCCAGTCTATCACGCAGTCGAGCATACCGGCGCGAAGCAGCCAGGCGGGAAATTCGAGCCGCGCCGGTGGTCCGCTATTAATCTTGAGGTACGTAAAGCAAATTTCGTTGCTGTAGCTCCGGCCGGTCTCAGGGTCCGCGTAGTTGCCTTCCTGCACGACATCCTGTCGCTGGCAAAAGAACGCGGGCAGCCGCCATGGCCGGTCGTCACTCCTCGGTCCATCCAAGAGCGCCGCATCGCTGATAAGTGAAGCGCTCAAGAGGCTGCTGCCTTGGACATAACACAGCATCCGCGCAAAGTCGCGGGCGCGCGACCGATCAATGTAGGCGATCAGCGGCACCCGGCACTCTTCCGAAGTTCGCAGCATACTCACAGCCGCGGCCCGGTAGCGGTCGCGCACCTCAGGTTTGGGGCCGGCGAATGAGACCGTGAGTGAGCCGTCGAAGAGGGCTACAGCCCGTTCTCCGTGCCCGCGGTGCTCACGCATGAAGGTGTTGATGCGAGCAACCTCAAGCTCGTAGCGGCGCAGGGAGATCCAAGTGTTCGCATCGCTCTCGTCGTCCCCAAGATCGCGGGGCGTCAGCACTTCCACGTGCGCATCCTTCACATACGAGTCTCGGGACGAGTGCGGGTTGATGAACCAGGCAATCTGTACGGCGGCTACCGGCAAGGGAAAGTCCTTGGTGGCCGGCAACTGGCTGCCGTCGACCGCGCATACGGATACATCCGCGAGAATCTCTGCCGCCCAGTGGCGCATCGCGGCGACATTGTCCCAAGCCTCCGAAAACGGCATGTGAATTCCCGGGGCTCTGTCAAATTCGTCGGTAGGTAGTGCGCCCGGCGCAGCTTCCGGGGCGAGCCGCTCGCGGAGTTCAGCGGCGCTCATCCCCGAGAGAGAATCACATGCCGCAAATAGCCCCTGCAGTCGTAACCGTTGCTCTTGATCGAGCTGTGTCAGCGCCTCGCGTTTGTCGTCGAGCGCCTTGATTATTTTATCTCGGTAGAACATGAAGTCCTCCGCACTTGCCCGCGGAAGGGGGCAGTCCCACGTTTGCCGCGAGACCGTGCGTCTATGGCATTGCTCATTGTGGTGCTGCGTGACAACCTGACGGATTCATCAGAGTTTAAGAACCTGCGCTATTCCACTTCCACAGAACTTACGCCATTCTCTTTGCGCACGCGAACTACCGAAGAGACCATTGGTTCGAAGGTATCGTCGTGGCTTATGACGAAAAGCTGTTGGAAGCCCGTTACTCGTTCAAGCTGTTCGGCCAGGTTGTGGCGACGCTCCGCATCCATATTCTGGGTCGGTTCGTCAAAGAAGGCAATATTGATGTCGGAGAGTTGGCGCAAGAGTCCTAAGCGCACGGCCACGGCAGCGCTCATCTGCTCGCCGCCGGACAGTTGCAGGAACGCGCGCCGGTGTCCGTGTTGCTCAAGAAGTATGTCGTAGTCTTCAGTGAGTGAGAGTTCTGCGGAAGCATCTCCCATAATCTCGCTAAAAAGTGTATTGGCTTCCGCCGAAATCTGTTGAATGAGGTGGCGGGCGATGTGGGGACCTGCATCGCGAATGACGTTGCGCAAGAAGCCGGTTACCGTAAACACCTCTTGCGCAGCCGCCAGCGCCTGTTTGGCGTCTTCCAATTCCCGTGCAGACTCCTCGAGGGCGGCGATCTCTTGCTTCGTGAGAATAATCTGCTTACTCAAATAGCGGGACCGTTCGTTCGCGGCGCCTAACAGGCCCTGGGCCTCATTCAGGTTATTTTGAATCTCACTGAGTGCGGCCGGATTCCAGGACTCCTCGCACGCTGTGAGTAGTTGCTGCGACTCCGTGACGGCTTGCGCGTTCTTTTCCTTGTCGCCGGCGAGAGCCGCCACTAGCTCTTTTCTGCGTGGTAGGTCGGCTGCTATTTGCTCATGCTGCAGGTAAACTTCAAAGTCATTACGGTGAGCATCTGCAATTCGGCGCTGCTGGGCTACACGGCGGTCGAGGTCGGCGTAAGGCTTAAGTTGCTCGGTTACTCTCGCCAACTTCTCTTCAAACGTTCGGAGTTCGCGTGTGACCGCGGCAAGGGATTCAGCGCGCTGCTCATACTCGCTGGAGGCGTCGTACAGTCGTTCCGCAATCTGACGCGGATTTCCTAAGCTTTTTAACTCTTGCCGGAGGGTCTCCTCTTTTTCTTCAAGCTCTCTGAGTAGCTTGGCGATGACCGGTGCCGGCCATGCTCCTTGCAGGCGATCATCGATGCGCCGTGTCAGGTCTTGCTGCTGCTGGTCAAAGTCGTGGAGATCGCTCTCGAGATGTTGTAAGCGCGGCGCCAGGTCACCCAGACGATCAACCTCTTTCTGAGCTGCCCTTGCCCTGCCCACTTCCTGCTCGATCCTTACTCTCTCTGCCTGCAGTTTGTCGGCCTGGTCCACTTGGTCGCGCACGAGGCCGGCAATAATCGGAATTAGGCTTTGGCCCTCTTCCACCTTTGGACAGAAATCCTTGTAAAAGGGACAGAGGCCATCGGCGGCCATTTCTTGGGAGTCTTGATTGAAGCGTCTTTGTGCTTCGTAGGCGCTAAGCTGGTCTCTTACCGTTTGCAACTGTCGTTCAAGGTCTTCAAGCTGCGCCGCGATCGCGACGAATGACTCACAATGCGCAATGGCTCTTGCCGTTTCATCGCGCTTGGGTAGGGTCTGAATGTATCGTTTACGCAGATCGTCTCGCCGTTCAAGCCACAACCCGATCTCCCGCAGGTCTTCGTGCTGTTCGCTAAGGCGGGAGCGCGCGTACCCAGCAGCCTCGCTTGGCGCCGCGGGCAAGTCTGCAGACACCTGTTCTCTCAGACCGTTGCTCCGGCCGGCAGCAGCCCGCCGCAGGACTTGCGTCACCTGCTCGCCATGTTGGCGAGCGTAGTCGAGATCGCGGCCGAATTGCAGCAATTGCCCTTCCAGGCGCTCCTGCCGCGCAACCTGGGGCTCCAAGGCCGTGCGCTTTGCTGTTGCTTCGCTTGACTCCTGCACGCCCTTTGCAAGCGCGGTCTGTCTCGTCCGCAAGGCCACGAGCTTTCTTTCCACTGAAAATCCGTTCTGGCGAAGCTCATCGGCAGACTTGCGATCCTCTTCCAGTGCAGTTAGTTCACCTTGTGCCTTGCGGTAGGCGGCGTACCCCGCCGCGGCCTCATTGGTACGAGCTTCCGCGAGCGCGGCTGCAGCGGCCTGGGCTTGCTCCGCCTCAAGACGATTCTGAATATCTTGCTGCTGTTGTGTGAGGCGCCTCACCAGTTCACGTTGCTGCTCCAGTGTCTGGCGCTGGGTTTCCAGACGCTGCTGTTCTGCGTGCAGGCGTGCTTGGTCCGCGGCCAAGATGCGAGTCTCATTTGTAGTCTCTGCATGCTGTTTCACGAATACGGCGAGCGCCGCTACTTCGTTGGGCAAGCGCTCGGCTTCCGGTTCCAAGGCAGAGACGCGCCGCTCTTGGTCCGAGACGTTGCCTCGGAGTGCATCCAGGACATCGCGGAGCCTTTCGTACACCTGACGGTACGCATCAACGCGCAGCAAAGGATCGAAGGTGTCCCTGCGCTGGGAGGGAGTGAGCAAGAAGTCGGCTGTTAGCCGCCCCTGCGGCACGCCAAGCACGTCGGCGAATACTCGTGCCAGGTCTTCATACTCATCCAGACCAATGTGTTGGCGAAGAAACGCCTGCACGTCCTGTTTCTGTTGGGCGACACGCCCTTCCGTATCGAAGCTGTAAACGTAATAAGTGGACGTCACCGAATCTGCACTGCCGGCGGAACGCTTCAGCGTGCGTACAGCTTGGTATTCACACTCATCGAGACGTGAAAGAAACGTCACACGCACGTCCGTCTCTAACGCGTTGTGCCGCATGAATTCCCGCTGGTTGCGGTACGGCAGGAAGTCGAAAAGCGCAAAGCCGATAGCTTCCAAGATTGTGGTCTTGCCAGCACCATTTGGCCCGAAGATGGCAATGGTGCCTACCGGAAACCGGATGGTAGCTTCCTGGTAGCTCTTGACGTTCTTCAGATACACTTCGGTAATGCGCATCAGGAGTCAGTCTGAGTACTGAGCCGGTCCGTCGCCCGGCGGAATCGAACCGAAAAGATTGTCTTGCTGAACGTAGCGCGATAGGCGACCGCTTTCCCCTGGATCCTCACCGCTCTGTGACGAGGGAGCATCTTCATCACGCCACTCCTCATCAGCGGCATCTTCGCTCTGGTTGCCTGTCGGTACAAGTGCAGTCGCCTTGTCCCGTGTGACCTGCGTCTGCTCGCGCAGGCGGCGCCCCACCTCCTCTGCGATCTCTGTGGCCGTGACCCCGTCGAGGACCATCTGCTTTAGTATGACTGCGATCTGGCCCACCTCAGCCGCAGTCGCCGCAAAGCGATCGTCGGCCCGCACGAGGTTTTCAAAAACCATGCGCTCCAGCTCGTTACGGTCAAGCGTGTCATTGCCGTCTACCAGGCTCGTGGGAGCCTCCTGCAGCGATGATCGTACACGCACGATCAGGGGATCAATATGTTTATTCGCCAGGTGCTCGATGGCTTCAGTATCGATTTCCGTGCGCGAGAACCGGGCGACGCCCGTAAGCAAGATTTCAACCACTGGGGACTTTTGCGCTTGGGAGGTCCGGCCGTGAACGGTATGCGCTACTTCACCCTGCAGCAATGGCTCTACGTCCCCGCGTGGTGCCGGTTCACGCTCTATCTTCTCCTCGAGGAGTTGTAGCAGTGCGCTTGGAGTCGGGCAGGCATCCAGCTCTTGCCGGATATGCATGAAAGAGCGGCGCATTGGGTAGTTGCACGTGGTTGCATGAAAGGACGGTGTCTGGTCTGTGTCTACCGCCACGAGGATTGCGCCCTTTTCACGATATTGCCACTCTTCACTGCTCCAGGTTTCCGGACACCCGGGATTGAAAAGCCATTCCTTCCCGTCAAGTGTTCCACGATATGGGGCGTGAATGTGGCCTAAGGCGAAATAGTTCACACAGTGTCTGAGAGTGCCCAGGTCTTGTTGGCGTGCAAACGGATGACCTTGGTCGTAGTATCCCTCGACAGAAGTGTGCGAGAGAAAGATAGAGAATTCAGCGTCAGAGTACGCAGCAGCACCTATGGCGGTCCCAATTTCACTTAGCGCCGCGCCGGTCTGAGCGCCTTGGTATCTGAGGCCGTAGATGCGTGCTCCCGCCAGGTCCACGTAGCCGCCGGTGCGCTCCTCTTCGTCCCAGGGCTGCGGCGTCCAGCCCTGGTCGTGGCGCGCACAATTTAACAGACAGAGAAGGCCCCTCTGATTGAGGTACTCCATCCAGGAAAGACTATCGCCGTAGGAACGCTCGTGATTTCCCTCGATGGCAACTACAGGGATTCCCGCTTCTTTCAGTCGTTCAAACTCCGTGACGGCGATGAGGAGTGTGCGCGGGTCGAGAGTGCGTTTCTCAAAGAGGTCACCGGCAATCAAGAGAAAGTCAACGCGCTCTTCTAACGCAGTGTCGATGACCCACTGGAATGCATCGACAAAATCGTCGTAACGCTCGTGCAGGCCATATTGCTGGTAGCCGAGATGAATGTCTGCAGTGTGGAGAAACTTGAACTGCATAGCATCTATCCCATTGCGGGGCGGCAAAAGTCCTGCCCGCGAAGGTGCGCGCGACGCATCAAATTGTCGACAGCGGAAACGGATCGTCAGCGAGCGGATCGCGGCTCCGATCCAGCGGCACACCGTTCGCAATGGTGTGGGTATTTTCTAACTGCTGCCTGCCGTCTCGCTCCTCGCCCTGCGGATCCAAGAAGGTGAAATTGCCTTCGTCGACGCGGAAAACAGCAATGTCCGCCGGCGCGCCGACGCTAAGCCGGCCGCAAACGTGGTCGTACCCTACTGACTGCGCGGGAGTCAGCGTGCTGAGCCGGACAACGGTCTCCATGTCCATGCCGAGGGCAAGGAACTTTGACATCACGTAGGGAAAGCTCTTTGCCGAGGTGCGAATGCTCCTCTGATGCAAGTCGGTGCTGATGGAATCGGGTGGAAATCCTTGTTCCATGGCAGCGGCGGTAATGGGAAACGAAAAGCTGCTATTGCCGTGACCCACGTCGAAGAGCACGCCGCGCTCGCGGGCTGCCCAGGCCTCATCTCGGACGCGGCCACGCATCAAGATGCCGCCGGGCTTGCCATGAAAGCAGTGCGTAACGATATCGCCCGCGCGCAGCATGGGAAGCAACTCCTGCAATGTTGGCGTCGGCATGGAAATATGCACCATGAGCGGCACTGAATACTGGTCGCAGAGCTCGCGCCCCGCCCACAAAGCCATCATTCCGGTGTGCCCGGTGCTGGAGCGACCGGCACGAATCTTAATACCGGCGATGAGGCCGCGGTGCATCTCCAGGGTGGCTGCGTTAAGTTCCGTATCGACATACGTCATGTTGTTTAGTTCGCCGACCTCCTGGCAATGCACGAGGCCCTTGGCGCTGAGATTGAGCAAGGGAATAACCCGAACCTGCGACGGTTCGATGATGAAACGCTTGAATGCGGGGAACGTCGCGGCGCCGCTGCTGCCGGGATCTATCCAGGTGGTTACGCCATGCCGAGCGCCGACCAAGTCCGGATCGAGGCCGGTGCCGCCCACGCCCCAGTAGCAGTGCCCGTGCAAGTCCACCAGCCCGGGGGTAACAAGCTGCCCGGCGACGTCAATCTCTTGTCCGCCAGAGCCCACGAGTGTGCCCTCCGTAATGGCAGCGAAATTGCCGTCAGCGATGCCAATGTCGCCGGTGAAGCGCCTGCCCTCTCCGGGATCGATGATATCGCCGTTTCGCAGGATTAGGTCGTATTTCATTTGGGTCTTCTCCAACGGAAGGGTCTTCTCTAACAGAACTCTAAATGCTCTAGGGCAACACCACTGCGTGCCATTCTATCAGCTTGATAGCATGCCCAACTCTTAGGCATGAAACGACCGCGCCGGGACACCCCTGTTCGTGGCGGGTCTTGGACGATAGGGACAACTTTGGGACTTTCTGCAGCTTCTGATTTCGTCAAGGTCGCTGCCAGTTCAACCGCCAGAGACACTGTGCTCTACGTCGAGGACCACGTGGTTGCGTTCGATTTCGCGATGGAAGCTCTCCGGCAAGCGCGCCCAGTCGTGAGCTTGGACCAGGATGGGGACATTCGACCGCTCCAACGCCGCGGTAAACTCCCGGAGCAAGGCGTCCGGTATCGGTTCCAGGGTGGGCGTGCGCAGCGCCAGGTCGAGATCGCTGCCCGGGTGACTTCTCCCGTTGACGCGGCTGCCGTAGGCCCACGCCTCTACCCCGGGCAAGCACGCGCGCAGCAGCGCTTCGATTTGCCGGCGGTAGCGGCCGGGCAGGTCCAGCCGTTCAGTCATCGGAGCCCTCCGTAATGACGCGCGCCAGTACCTTGGCGTCGCTTATGAAGGTGGGCAGCAGCTTAAGCGTTGTCTCTGCAAAGCCCGCGCCGTAACGGTGCGTCGTATCGTTGCGGGCATCCCGGTACGCGAGCCAGCGTTCGCAACTCTCGACGGAGATCAACCCGTGCTTCGCGGCATGGCGAAAGCGATCCTTGAAGGTAAGCCGATCGGCCTGCAGATTGCTGACGAAGTAGGGCCTGAGCCGCTTCCCTAGTAGATTGCCGCTCTGCTCCAAGACCAATTCGAACTCCTTAACGCACGCGGCGCGCATGATGTCGTAGGCAATGCTGTCCGCTTCATGCTGCTGCAACTGCGCAGACGCACTCTCCAAGGTCTGGATACAGCGAGCGAGGAAGTCCGTGTTGATGTTCATGCTCTCTCCCCTCTCGACGCGCCAACTGGCGAGCGCATGGATAACTTGGCTGGTAGGATGTGCCTACACCTCGACCAAGCCAGTGGTGGCTTGAGGTTCCGGCACCGGTTCGCCGATTTCACGGAGCATTGCAACATGGTGAGTGACGGCCTCTCGAATCAGAGTGCCAGCTTCTTCCTGCGTGTCCGCGGCTGCGACACATCCCGGTAGGTCGGGTACATATGCCGAGTAACCGTTACCAGTTCTTTCAATGACGATGGTGTATTTCACGATTGACCCCCTTCGTGAATGCCAGCCTGCTTCAGGATGCTGTTCCATGTTTTGGGTGCAAGTTCCTTGCTCAGCTTACCCGCTATAGTAACTATTACAGTCTTAGTGGAGTGACGGTAGTGGCGATGGCTGCCTCGAGTCCGCACGTGTTTCCAGCCGTCACCCTCCACCAGTCGAATGGCGTCCCGCACTTTAGGCATGGCTCAACCTACTTGCAAACCAATCCGTCTCAACCGCAAGTAACTCTCGTACTTCAGCGCTTAGGAGAAGTGCTGAGCACTAATTGGGAAAACCCACCAAGTATTGGGGTAGATTCTAATACGCGCGGCGCTGCCAATCGTCCGCAAAGAGGTTAAAGTGGCCGAATCGGTAGGGGTGTTCCTTGATTACGTCCAGATTGAGGTCAATGCCCAAGCCGGGCGCCTCAGGCGGGGAGAAATACCCATCCTTTACTCTGGGAAAGCCGATAACTGCTTCGCGCACGAAGTCCGGCGCAAAGTCGTCGAAGCACTCTTGGACCTTTACGTTGGTCGTGCAGAAATCGAAGTGTACGCTGGCAGCCGTGCAAACAGGGCCATTGGAACAGTGTGGCGCCACCATGACGTAGTGGGCGTCGGCCATAGCTGCGATTTTCTTGAGCTCCATGATACCGCCGGCATGAATGATGTCCGGTTGGACGATGTCCACGACGTTGCGGGCGAAGAAACGGGCGTATTCATAGCGCGTGAAGATTCTCTCACCCGTGGCCACGGGGACGTGAATGTCGCGCGCCGCGCGCTCCAATGCATCTTGGTCTTCCGGGGGAACCGGCTCCTCAACCCAGCCGGGATTGAAGGGTTCAAGTTCGCGGGCGATCTCGATTGCGGTTGCCGGACTGAATCTCCCGTGCATTTCGATGAAGATTTCGACATCGGGGCCGACGGCGTCGCGGATGGCTTCGACCAGCGCAATCGACTTGCGCTTCTCCTCCGCCTCCATCTCGTAGGTGCCTGCCCCGAAGGGGTC
Proteins encoded in this region:
- a CDS encoding DNA double-strand break repair nuclease NurA; this encodes MFYRDKIIKALDDKREALTQLDQEQRLRLQGLFAACDSLSGMSAAELRERLAPEAAPGALPTDEFDRAPGIHMPFSEAWDNVAAMRHWAAEILADVSVCAVDGSQLPATKDFPLPVAAVQIAWFINPHSSRDSYVKDAHVEVLTPRDLGDDESDANTWISLRRYELEVARINTFMREHRGHGERAVALFDGSLTVSFAGPKPEVRDRYRAAAVSMLRTSEECRVPLIAYIDRSRARDFARMLCYVQGSSLLSASLISDAALLDGPRSDDRPWRLPAFFCQRQDVVQEGNYADPETGRSYSNEICFTYLKINSGPPARLEFPAWLLRAGMLDCVIDWVRAEAIGGGGYPYAIQAADAAAVITFADRQRYLRALEEFGRHHDIRTMLASAKQASKERRRA
- a CDS encoding SMC family ATPase; the encoded protein is MRITEVYLKNVKSYQEATIRFPVGTIAIFGPNGAGKTTILEAIGFALFDFLPYRNQREFMRHNALETDVRVTFLSRLDECEYQAVRTLKRSAGSADSVTSTYYVYSFDTEGRVAQQKQDVQAFLRQHIGLDEYEDLARVFADVLGVPQGRLTADFLLTPSQRRDTFDPLLRVDAYRQVYERLRDVLDALRGNVSDQERRVSALEPEAERLPNEVAALAVFVKQHAETTNETRILAADQARLHAEQQRLETQRQTLEQQRELVRRLTQQQQDIQNRLEAEQAQAAAAALAEARTNEAAAGYAAYRKAQGELTALEEDRKSADELRQNGFSVERKLVALRTRQTALAKGVQESSEATAKRTALEPQVARQERLEGQLLQFGRDLDYARQHGEQVTQVLRRAAAGRSNGLREQVSADLPAAPSEAAGYARSRLSEQHEDLREIGLWLERRDDLRKRYIQTLPKRDETARAIAHCESFVAIAAQLEDLERQLQTVRDQLSAYEAQRRFNQDSQEMAADGLCPFYKDFCPKVEEGQSLIPIIAGLVRDQVDQADKLQAERVRIEQEVGRARAAQKEVDRLGDLAPRLQHLESDLHDFDQQQQDLTRRIDDRLQGAWPAPVIAKLLRELEEKEETLRQELKSLGNPRQIAERLYDASSEYEQRAESLAAVTRELRTFEEKLARVTEQLKPYADLDRRVAQQRRIADAHRNDFEVYLQHEQIAADLPRRKELVAALAGDKEKNAQAVTESQQLLTACEESWNPAALSEIQNNLNEAQGLLGAANERSRYLSKQIILTKQEIAALEESARELEDAKQALAAAQEVFTVTGFLRNVIRDAGPHIARHLIQQISAEANTLFSEIMGDASAELSLTEDYDILLEQHGHRRAFLQLSGGEQMSAAVAVRLGLLRQLSDINIAFFDEPTQNMDAERRHNLAEQLERVTGFQQLFVISHDDTFEPMVSSVVRVRKENGVSSVEVE
- a CDS encoding exonuclease SbcCD subunit D; this encodes MQFKFLHTADIHLGYQQYGLHERYDDFVDAFQWVIDTALEERVDFLLIAGDLFEKRTLDPRTLLIAVTEFERLKEAGIPVVAIEGNHERSYGDSLSWMEYLNQRGLLCLLNCARHDQGWTPQPWDEEERTGGYVDLAGARIYGLRYQGAQTGAALSEIGTAIGAAAYSDAEFSIFLSHTSVEGYYDQGHPFARQQDLGTLRHCVNYFALGHIHAPYRGTLDGKEWLFNPGCPETWSSEEWQYREKGAILVAVDTDQTPSFHATTCNYPMRRSFMHIRQELDACPTPSALLQLLEEKIEREPAPRGDVEPLLQGEVAHTVHGRTSQAQKSPVVEILLTGVARFSRTEIDTEAIEHLANKHIDPLIVRVRSSLQEAPTSLVDGNDTLDRNELERMVFENLVRADDRFAATAAEVGQIAVILKQMVLDGVTATEIAEEVGRRLREQTQVTRDKATALVPTGNQSEDAADEEWRDEDAPSSQSGEDPGESGRLSRYVQQDNLFGSIPPGDGPAQYSD
- a CDS encoding amidohydrolase/deacetylase family metallohydrolase, with product MKYDLILRNGDIIDPGEGRRFTGDIGIADGNFAAITEGTLVGSGGQEIDVAGQLVTPGLVDLHGHCYWGVGGTGLDPDLVGARHGVTTWIDPGSSGAATFPAFKRFIIEPSQVRVIPLLNLSAKGLVHCQEVGELNNMTYVDTELNAATLEMHRGLIAGIKIRAGRSSTGHTGMMALWAGRELCDQYSVPLMVHISMPTPTLQELLPMLRAGDIVTHCFHGKPGGILMRGRVRDEAWAARERGVLFDVGHGNSSFSFPITAAAMEQGFPPDSISTDLHQRSIRTSAKSFPYVMSKFLALGMDMETVVRLSTLTPAQSVGYDHVCGRLSVGAPADIAVFRVDEGNFTFLDPQGEERDGRQQLENTHTIANGVPLDRSRDPLADDPFPLSTI
- a CDS encoding nucleotidyltransferase domain-containing protein translates to MTERLDLPGRYRRQIEALLRACLPGVEAWAYGSRVNGRSHPGSDLDLALRTPTLEPIPDALLREFTAALERSNVPILVQAHDWARLPESFHREIERNHVVLDVEHSVSGG
- a CDS encoding nucleotidyltransferase substrate binding protein, with product MNINTDFLARCIQTLESASAQLQQHEADSIAYDIMRAACVKEFELVLEQSGNLLGKRLRPYFVSNLQADRLTFKDRFRHAAKHGLISVESCERWLAYRDARNDTTHRYGAGFAETTLKLLPTFISDAKVLARVITEGSDD
- a CDS encoding type II toxin-antitoxin system HicB family antitoxin — encoded protein: MKYTIVIERTGNGYSAYVPDLPGCVAAADTQEEAGTLIREAVTHHVAMLREIGEPVPEPQATTGLVEV
- a CDS encoding type II toxin-antitoxin system HicA family toxin; this translates as MPKVRDAIRLVEGDGWKHVRTRGSHRHYRHSTKTVIVTIAGKLSKELAPKTWNSILKQAGIHEGGQS
- the dgoD gene encoding galactonate dehydratase, which produces MRISDVETHVLGDNWRNIVFVRVLTDEGLYGIGEATIQNRDEAVVAYIQAAKNRHIVGSDPFNIEDLWMRMYRDDFWRGGPVANTALSAVEIACWDIVGKALDTPVYRLLGGQCHERLKAYANGWYTGDRTPEDFARRAKTVVAKGYRALKVDPFGAGTYEMEAEEKRKSIALVEAIRDAVGPDVEIFIEMHGRFSPATAIEIARELEPFNPGWVEEPVPPEDQDALERAARDIHVPVATGERIFTRYEYARFFARNVVDIVQPDIIHAGGIMELKKIAAMADAHYVMVAPHCSNGPVCTAASVHFDFCTTNVKVQECFDDFAPDFVREAVIGFPRVKDGYFSPPEAPGLGIDLNLDVIKEHPYRFGHFNLFADDWQRRAY